The Kroppenstedtia pulmonis genome has a segment encoding these proteins:
- a CDS encoding anti-sigma-I factor RsgI family protein: MQKGIVMEVGPQYWVVMTPEGEFLKVPTDERSVEPGDEICFTLKKERLALFKKRRSWIASGLAVALVTLFLLIPVIGPSQAQADSYVYLDLNPSLELGLDKSGKVIQVRPLNETGKKLVKGLDWKGFEVDSFVVTVLSKARADGYIRPQEGIIVSQTSSERNHVPQTQRTLQSIKQSVERDPELNQEELKVFTLLLPDLLRKRAEEMGISPAKYALWMLSKRDGQPIGSDELMALSTSDLMKRIDISPILRNPPSKDEWEDWIEEDDKLKEKGSENPDSKDEKEKDQSSQDPQKSKDGQDSSKDSSNRDNPSSEKPKGKDQKDHPDNPSGSDPSDPDRSDEKPGEGHQDSPDSDPAGDQGKEPDEAESDHSKTTHD, translated from the coding sequence GTGCAGAAGGGGATCGTGATGGAAGTCGGTCCACAGTACTGGGTCGTGATGACACCTGAGGGAGAATTTTTGAAAGTACCCACTGATGAAAGAAGCGTGGAGCCTGGGGATGAGATCTGCTTTACCCTGAAAAAGGAAAGACTGGCTTTGTTCAAGAAACGACGTTCCTGGATTGCCAGTGGTTTGGCAGTGGCATTGGTCACCCTGTTCTTGTTGATTCCGGTGATCGGACCCTCCCAAGCCCAGGCGGACAGCTATGTTTATCTCGATCTGAATCCGAGTTTGGAATTGGGTTTGGATAAATCGGGGAAAGTAATTCAGGTTCGTCCATTGAATGAAACCGGAAAGAAGTTGGTTAAGGGACTGGATTGGAAGGGGTTTGAAGTGGATTCGTTTGTTGTCACAGTGTTGTCCAAAGCACGGGCGGACGGTTATATCAGACCACAGGAGGGAATTATCGTCTCCCAAACCTCCAGTGAGCGAAATCACGTCCCCCAAACTCAACGAACCCTGCAATCCATTAAGCAGAGTGTGGAGCGAGATCCGGAGTTGAATCAGGAAGAGTTGAAAGTTTTCACTCTTTTATTGCCTGATCTATTGCGTAAACGGGCGGAAGAAATGGGGATTTCACCCGCCAAATATGCCTTATGGATGTTGTCCAAAAGAGATGGGCAGCCCATCGGATCAGATGAACTGATGGCTCTTTCCACTTCTGATTTGATGAAGCGGATCGATATTTCCCCAATCCTGCGCAATCCACCATCAAAAGATGAATGGGAAGACTGGATTGAAGAGGATGATAAATTGAAAGAAAAGGGTTCTGAGAACCCTGATTCCAAAGATGAAAAAGAAAAGGATCAATCCTCTCAGGATCCGCAAAAGTCCAAGGATGGACAAGACTCGTCAAAGGACAGTTCCAATCGGGATAACCCATCTTCCGAGAAACCAAAAGGCAAGGATCAGAAAGATCACCCGGACAACCCCTCTGGCTCAGATCCATCTGATCCGGATCGATCGGATGAAAAGCCGGGTGAGGGTCACCAAGACAGTCCGGACAGCGATCCGGCCGGAGATCAGGGTAAAGAGCCAGACGAGGCTGAGTCAGATCATTCGAAGACGACACATGACTAA
- a CDS encoding AbrB/MazE/SpoVT family DNA-binding domain-containing protein — MRGIGIVRKVDHLGRVVLPKELRDVMNISAHDGVEIFVNGDAIILQKYNPSCIFCDSNTRLFYFKSKIVCEECLQETRIYVT; from the coding sequence ATGAGAGGTATTGGGATTGTTCGCAAAGTGGACCATTTGGGGCGTGTTGTTCTTCCAAAGGAATTGCGGGATGTGATGAATATCAGCGCCCATGATGGTGTAGAGATATTTGTCAATGGTGATGCGATTATCTTACAGAAATACAATCCCTCTTGTATCTTCTGTGATTCCAATACACGTTTGTTTTATTTTAAAAGCAAGATCGTATGTGAAGAATGCTTGCAAGAGACTCGTATTTACGTAACCTGA
- a CDS encoding enoyl-CoA hydratase-related protein, translating into MNTRNLLVSCVKGVGRVQLHRPHVLNALNRELIRELVQVLEEMDQQDEIHVILISGGDRFFAAGADIDEMADASAVDMLVTDPFSDWDRIRRISKPMIASVGGYALGGGCELAMICDMIIASEKAQFGQPEINLGVMPGAGGTQRLTRAVGKAKAMEMVLTGRPITAREAFQAGLINRVVPTELLENESMKLAQEVAAKAPVALRLAKQAVLRSFDTTLKEGLDYEQKLFYLLFATHDQEEGMKAFKEKRPPRFFGK; encoded by the coding sequence TTGAATACCCGGAATCTGCTGGTGTCCTGTGTGAAAGGAGTGGGGCGGGTTCAACTTCATCGTCCCCATGTGTTAAATGCTTTGAATCGTGAACTGATCCGGGAGTTGGTTCAGGTTTTGGAGGAGATGGATCAGCAAGACGAGATTCATGTCATCTTAATCAGTGGCGGGGATCGTTTTTTTGCCGCTGGAGCAGATATTGATGAGATGGCGGATGCCTCTGCTGTGGACATGTTGGTGACAGACCCATTTTCCGATTGGGATCGGATTCGCAGGATATCCAAGCCTATGATTGCATCTGTGGGGGGCTATGCACTTGGTGGGGGTTGCGAATTGGCTATGATATGCGATATGATTATCGCTTCCGAAAAAGCTCAATTTGGACAACCGGAAATAAATCTGGGTGTCATGCCTGGTGCCGGCGGGACGCAACGTCTGACCCGTGCAGTAGGGAAAGCCAAAGCCATGGAGATGGTATTGACAGGGCGACCGATTACAGCAAGGGAAGCTTTTCAGGCAGGTTTGATCAATCGGGTGGTACCGACAGAGTTGTTGGAGAATGAATCGATGAAGCTGGCTCAGGAAGTTGCGGCCAAGGCACCTGTTGCTCTCCGATTGGCCAAGCAGGCGGTTTTAAGATCCTTCGACACGACTCTGAAAGAAGGATTGGATTACGAACAGAAACTGTTTTATCTTCTCTTTGCCACTCATGATCAAGAGGAAGGGATGAAGGCATTTAAGGAGAAAAGACCGCCTCGCTTTTTCGGAAAATAG
- a CDS encoding enoyl-CoA hydratase-related protein produces the protein MAETVVWTKDSHVGVITLNRPQVYNAFNQQMNQELLQALKEMGKDHEVRAVVITGAGKAFCSGQDLNDRSDPHVQQLSLGESVRNRYNPIVKAIAEMEKPVIAMVNGVAAGAGCSLALACDLRIISDRAKFVEAFVRIGLVPDSGSSYFLPRLVGYGRAMELLLSGRDVEAEEAVQIGMANRLVSHERLEDETLNWAKQLAQGPTKTMGLIKRSLNKAMDSGLDEALEYEACMQEIAGKSEDFQEGIRSFAEKRAPRFSGK, from the coding sequence ATGGCAGAAACCGTTGTATGGACAAAGGACTCCCATGTAGGTGTGATTACTCTCAATCGTCCCCAGGTTTACAATGCATTCAACCAACAGATGAATCAAGAATTGTTACAAGCTCTGAAAGAGATGGGGAAGGATCATGAGGTGCGGGCGGTAGTCATTACCGGAGCCGGTAAAGCCTTTTGTTCCGGACAGGATTTGAATGATCGCAGCGATCCCCATGTTCAGCAACTATCCTTAGGTGAGAGTGTCCGTAACCGCTACAATCCTATAGTAAAAGCCATCGCTGAGATGGAAAAACCCGTTATTGCAATGGTAAACGGTGTGGCGGCAGGGGCCGGGTGCAGCCTGGCTCTGGCATGTGATTTAAGGATTATCTCTGATCGGGCCAAGTTTGTGGAGGCCTTTGTCCGTATCGGTTTGGTTCCAGACAGCGGGTCCAGTTATTTTCTCCCCCGTTTGGTAGGGTATGGGCGGGCGATGGAACTTCTTTTGTCCGGAAGGGATGTTGAGGCGGAGGAAGCGGTACAGATCGGAATGGCCAATCGACTGGTAAGCCATGAGCGTTTGGAAGATGAAACATTAAACTGGGCGAAGCAGCTGGCACAAGGTCCAACCAAGACCATGGGTCTTATCAAACGCTCGTTGAACAAGGCCATGGATTCAGGTTTGGATGAGGCATTGGAATATGAGGCTTGTATGCAGGAAATAGCCGGAAAATCCGAAGATTTCCAAGAAGGTATTCGGTCTTTTGCGGAAAAGAGGGCCCCTCGTTTTTCCGGGAAGTAA
- a CDS encoding Leu/Phe/Val dehydrogenase — MSDIFELMEEGGHEQVIFSRHAGTGLKSIVAIHDTTMGPALGGCRMIPYASTEEALQDALRLSRGMTYKCSLADVDYGGGKAVIIGDPRVDKTPELFRALGRFIGGLGGRFFTGTDMGTVPEDFVHAARESSSFAGLPESHGGGGDTSVPTAYGVMQGFQATAQFLWGSKSLKGKKVAVQGAGKVGEKLISHLVEEGAEVVIADTDVNQVRKLKERYPNQVATTDVESIHRQSCDIFAPCAIGGGINDQTIPELDCSAIVGSANNQLAEDRHGEELYKRNILYAPDYLVNAGGLILVADELEGPCRERVMEKTRGIYDILLKIFERSVTDDIPTSRAADLLVLERLNKVADLKRILLGG, encoded by the coding sequence ATGAGTGACATCTTTGAGCTGATGGAAGAGGGTGGTCATGAACAGGTTATTTTTTCGCGTCATGCCGGTACCGGCCTCAAATCGATTGTCGCCATCCACGATACGACGATGGGACCCGCCCTCGGTGGTTGTCGGATGATCCCGTATGCCAGTACTGAGGAAGCGTTGCAGGATGCCCTGCGCTTGTCCAGGGGGATGACATATAAATGCAGTTTAGCTGATGTGGATTATGGCGGCGGTAAAGCGGTTATTATCGGAGATCCCCGAGTGGATAAAACTCCGGAACTGTTTCGGGCTCTGGGACGGTTTATCGGGGGATTGGGTGGACGCTTTTTTACCGGAACGGATATGGGAACCGTACCGGAAGACTTTGTCCACGCTGCCAGAGAGTCTTCTTCTTTTGCCGGACTTCCGGAAAGTCACGGCGGTGGTGGAGACACCTCTGTTCCCACTGCCTATGGAGTCATGCAGGGATTTCAGGCAACCGCCCAATTTTTGTGGGGATCGAAAAGTCTGAAGGGAAAAAAAGTGGCGGTTCAGGGTGCCGGGAAAGTGGGAGAAAAGCTGATTTCCCACTTGGTAGAGGAAGGGGCGGAAGTTGTTATTGCCGATACGGATGTAAATCAGGTTCGGAAATTGAAGGAAAGGTACCCCAATCAGGTGGCGACAACCGATGTGGAAAGCATTCATCGACAATCCTGTGATATTTTTGCTCCCTGTGCCATCGGAGGGGGGATCAATGATCAAACCATTCCTGAATTGGATTGCTCGGCGATTGTAGGTTCTGCCAATAACCAGTTGGCCGAAGATCGTCACGGCGAAGAACTTTATAAACGGAATATTCTTTATGCCCCTGATTATTTGGTAAATGCCGGGGGATTGATCCTGGTGGCTGATGAACTGGAGGGCCCCTGTCGGGAACGGGTAATGGAAAAGACCCGGGGCATTTATGATATATTGCTGAAAATTTTCGAACGTTCCGTAACCGATGATATCCCCACATCCCGGGCCGCTGATTTATTGGTATTGGAACGCTTGAACAAAGTGGCTGATTTAAAGCGGATTTTGTTGGGGGGTTAA
- the pdhA gene encoding pyruvate dehydrogenase (acetyl-transferring) E1 component subunit alpha yields the protein MAMKQRVKPSARQYIRPDGQLSTQGRRVWGKISDHLKDSFYKWMVQVRLFDRRSILLQRQGRIGTYAPLEGQEAAQVGSALALKKEDWIFPSYREHGVAMIAGMPLSRILLYWMGRVEGNVTPEGVRLLPPCVPIATQMPQAMGAAWAAKLKKESSIAVAYFGDGATSEGDFHEACNFAGVFQLPVVYFCQNNHYAISVPFHRQSATPTVVEKADAYAIQGVQVDGNDVLAVYTAMKEAVDRGRQGEGATLIEAVTYRKGAHTTADDATRYRDEQEVEEWVNHRDPLRRYESLLIREGLWTEAEMRDWESYCKETVEQAVREAEAASPPSAEHLFAHVFEKLPPDLVKQREQVQRREDELG from the coding sequence ATGGCTATGAAACAAAGGGTGAAACCGTCTGCACGACAGTATATCCGTCCTGATGGACAGTTAAGTACTCAAGGGCGCAGGGTATGGGGAAAAATAAGTGATCATTTGAAAGATTCCTTCTATAAATGGATGGTTCAAGTTCGTCTGTTTGACCGAAGGTCGATCCTCTTGCAACGTCAGGGTCGGATTGGAACTTATGCACCTTTGGAGGGTCAGGAGGCGGCACAGGTGGGAAGTGCCCTTGCCCTGAAAAAAGAGGATTGGATTTTTCCCAGTTATCGGGAACACGGTGTTGCGATGATTGCCGGGATGCCGCTGTCTCGTATACTTCTCTACTGGATGGGAAGGGTGGAAGGCAATGTTACTCCAGAGGGGGTTCGCCTGCTCCCTCCCTGTGTTCCCATTGCGACACAGATGCCCCAGGCAATGGGAGCGGCATGGGCGGCAAAGTTGAAGAAAGAATCCTCAATTGCCGTTGCTTACTTCGGGGACGGGGCTACATCAGAGGGCGACTTTCATGAAGCTTGCAATTTTGCCGGGGTGTTTCAACTTCCAGTCGTTTATTTTTGTCAAAACAATCATTATGCGATCAGTGTTCCTTTTCATCGACAGTCAGCAACCCCGACAGTGGTGGAAAAAGCAGATGCCTATGCCATCCAGGGAGTCCAGGTGGATGGTAATGATGTACTGGCGGTATACACGGCGATGAAGGAAGCCGTGGACAGGGGACGTCAGGGAGAAGGAGCAACATTGATTGAAGCGGTCACCTATCGCAAAGGAGCTCATACGACAGCGGATGATGCCACCCGTTACCGGGATGAGCAGGAAGTGGAGGAATGGGTGAATCATCGGGATCCTCTCCGTCGTTACGAGAGCTTGTTGATCCGGGAAGGATTGTGGACTGAAGCGGAAATGCGGGATTGGGAGAGCTACTGCAAGGAAACCGTCGAGCAAGCGGTCCGGGAAGCAGAAGCGGCGTCACCTCCGTCAGCTGAACACCTGTTTGCCCATGTATTTGAAAAATTGCCTCCCGATCTTGTGAAACAGCGGGAGCAGGTGCAAAGGAGAGAAGACGAGCTTGGCTGA